The Pirellulales bacterium genomic sequence GCCCGCGGTTTGGGAAAGAATTTTGGCGATTACGCCGACACCGCCGACAATCCGGCGGAAGTGCGCGAAACCGAAGGCGATTGGGAAGCGATTCCAACAGTCAACAATTCCTATGGCTACAACAAGCTCGACAACAACTATAAAACACCCGAATTCTTCATCCAGTTGGTTGCCAAAATTGCAGCCAAAGGGGGCAACACTTTGTTGAACATCGGCCCCAAGGGGGACGGAACCATTGATGAAAACGCCACGCGCATTCTGGAAGGCATTGGCCGCTGGATGAGTGTCAACGGTGACAGCATTCACGGCACCACGCGCACATCGCTGGACCGGCAGGCCTGGGGAGATTCCACGGTTAAAAGCAACATTCTTTATTTGCACGTTTTCCAATGGCCAAGCGACAGCAAATTGGTGGTCGGAAATCTCGACGGAGAAGTAGTTCGGGCCTATTTGCTGGCCGATGCGGACAAACACCTGCTCGCAGCGCGCCGTCTGAATAATAAGGATATCGAAGTAACGGTCCCCAACGTTGCTCCTGATGCTACCGACTCGGTCGTTGTTTTGGAAATGAACGGCCCCGTGCATGGCTCCCAGGGACGGCTACTGGCGACCAACGTCACCCAAAACCAACTCCTCGCATTCGATGCCACGGCCAGCGGAAAATTCAGTTATGGCGACGGCAAAGCGAACCGCTATGCGGTAACCGGTTTTAATAACCCCGACGATTATTTAGCGTGGCCCATTCGATTGAACGCGCCAGCAACCTTCGATGTTTCAGTGCGATGTGCTCTCCGCAACAGCGCAACTTTAGTGGTTCAGGCAGGAGAGCAAACGGCAAGTGCGCCGGGCAATGCGAATGATTCGAAAAAAAATCCAGTTATCCATCTCGGCCAAATCTCACTTCCCACTGGCGAATACGAACTGCGGTTCAAGCCCGAGCAGGCTGCCGAAGTGAGCTTGTTCGAAGTATTCTTGAAGCCGAAACAATAAACCGCCGGCATTTGTCAGGGGACCGGCGTCAGCGTGATGTTCCGCAAATTCATCACGTATTTATTTTCGGGCACTTTGTCGGCCTTGATGGCGAATTTAACCGCGCTCGGCTGGCTGATTTCAATCGTGCCCAATTTCATTTCCTCGTAAGTGTTCGCGTTTTTCGTCCCTTGCACCGTCCCGCTAAGCGATTGATTTTGCGCGGTGAACGTGAAGCTGGCACCATCCCGATCATTTGATTGGGCGTACAACAGCGTTACGTCGAATTTGCCTGGGTGGTTGACTCCGATTTTCCAACTGATGGCATCTTTGGTAGTGCGCCAGTGGCCGATGTTCTGAACGGATTCCCCTTCCACGCCTGCCCCGCCGGAAATGTCGGCATCTTGCGGCGTCAAGCGAATGGTTCCGTCTTCCGCTTGTTTGGGCAGCGGAATGGCAGCGAATTTAAGCTCCCCTTCGGGCTGCAGAACAATCATGGTGGTGTTTTCGTCGGGCGCGGTGGTTGGCACGTCGATTACCAACCCGTCCGGCGTGGCCTTCACGGGAAGCGGTTTGTTTGGTTCAATCAACAGCGATGCGGTCGCTCTTTCGTTGAGCAAAGGCACCAGCAACTTGCCGTCGGTTGGCCAATCAAACACGCTCAGATACAACTTGCCATTTTTTTGCATGCAACGACCCCATTTCAATTGCTTTTCAAACGGGCTGGCTGACGTGCCGTAAATGGCTTCGCCGTTCACCTTCAACCACTCGCCCATTTCGCGTAGCCGCAGTTGCTCCGGCTCCGGAATTTCGCCTTCGGCATTGGGACCTACATTCAGCAGATAATTGCCGCCTTTGCTGGCAATGTCGATCAAATTATGCAACAGCCGCCGGGTCGATTTGAAATTGGTGTCGTACGATTTGTATCCCCAGGTGTCATTAATGGTCATGCACGTTTCCCAGTCGCGGCCCGGAAAGCCTTTGGCGGGAATGGTTTGCTCGGGCGTTTCGGTATCGCCTTGGAAGCCGCCTCCAAGGCGATTGTTGCTGATGATGCCAGGCTGCAGCTTTAGCAAATCGTGCAGCGCAGCGGCTCGTTCTTTCGTCATTTCACGGGGCGTATCCCACCACAGCACAGCAACCGGACCGTAGTTTGAAAGGATTTCCTTCACCTGTGGAATTGCCACGGTTTGCAAATAGTCGTCAAACGAGCCTTGTTGTGCTGGATCCCACCAATCGGTTTTGCGGCTGCCGCGGCGGATGACCGCGCCGCCCGGATGGTTCCAATCTTGCGATTGTGAATAATAAAAGCCTAATTTAATACCCTGCTTCTGGCAGGCGGCGGCCAATTCCTTCAGCGGGTCGCGTTTGAACGGCGTATCGTCGACGATGTTGAATGGAGAAGCATCCGATTTGAACATGGCAAAGCCGTCGTGATGCTTCGAAGTAATGACAATGTATTTCATGCCGGCTGCTTTGGCCAGCGAAACCCATTCATTGGCGTTGAACTTTACAGGATCGAATTGCTTGGGGTACGCGGCGTATTTGTCCATTGGAATTTCGCCGTAATTTTGAATCCATTCGCCGATGCCATTTATTTTTTTGCCGTCGTAAGTGCCGGCGGGAACGGAATAGACGCCCCAGTGAATGAACATGCCGAACCGGGCATTTCGCCACCAAGCCATGCGCGCATCGTGCTCGGCAGGAGTTTCTTCCGCATCAGAAGTTGCTGAAGTCGAAGCGGCGGCATCAGCGGCGCGGGCTGGCGTAGCGGCACTGGGCATTTTGGCAACAACAAATGGCAGTAATGCTAGAGATATTATTCGTAGCGGGCGCTGGGCGTGCATCGAAGTTTCCT encodes the following:
- a CDS encoding alpha-L-fucosidase, translated to MHAQRPLRIISLALLPFVVAKMPSAATPARAADAAASTSATSDAEETPAEHDARMAWWRNARFGMFIHWGVYSVPAGTYDGKKINGIGEWIQNYGEIPMDKYAAYPKQFDPVKFNANEWVSLAKAAGMKYIVITSKHHDGFAMFKSDASPFNIVDDTPFKRDPLKELAAACQKQGIKLGFYYSQSQDWNHPGGAVIRRGSRKTDWWDPAQQGSFDDYLQTVAIPQVKEILSNYGPVAVLWWDTPREMTKERAAALHDLLKLQPGIISNNRLGGGFQGDTETPEQTIPAKGFPGRDWETCMTINDTWGYKSYDTNFKSTRRLLHNLIDIASKGGNYLLNVGPNAEGEIPEPEQLRLREMGEWLKVNGEAIYGTSASPFEKQLKWGRCMQKNGKLYLSVFDWPTDGKLLVPLLNERATASLLIEPNKPLPVKATPDGLVIDVPTTAPDENTTMIVLQPEGELKFAAIPLPKQAEDGTIRLTPQDADISGGAGVEGESVQNIGHWRTTKDAISWKIGVNHPGKFDVTLLYAQSNDRDGASFTFTAQNQSLSGTVQGTKNANTYEEMKLGTIEISQPSAVKFAIKADKVPENKYVMNLRNITLTPVP
- a CDS encoding alpha-L-fucosidase, producing the protein MIQNRALILCLLGMCLLPLDQARAQMQMQAENLPATEQARRRDEAAAAEALKGWWTAALKTRDDRLNWWRDAKFGCFIHWGVYADLAGEYNGRKSGSYSEHIMRQLTIPRQEYLDEVVSKFNPEKFDANAWVQLIKNAGMRYIVITAKHHDGFAMYPSQVTKYNITDATSFKRDPMQELSQACRANGLRFGFYYSHAFDWEDPNAPGNDWDYKNPGGDKHLFDERLGAGYRTWYDVHPELVERIKKYVDDKAIPQLQELIAKYHPDILWFDVSGKLPFSEQIRIVKAVREADPNVVINGRAARGLGKNFGDYADTADNPAEVRETEGDWEAIPTVNNSYGYNKLDNNYKTPEFFIQLVAKIAAKGGNTLLNIGPKGDGTIDENATRILEGIGRWMSVNGDSIHGTTRTSLDRQAWGDSTVKSNILYLHVFQWPSDSKLVVGNLDGEVVRAYLLADADKHLLAARRLNNKDIEVTVPNVAPDATDSVVVLEMNGPVHGSQGRLLATNVTQNQLLAFDATASGKFSYGDGKANRYAVTGFNNPDDYLAWPIRLNAPATFDVSVRCALRNSATLVVQAGEQTASAPGNANDSKKNPVIHLGQISLPTGEYELRFKPEQAAEVSLFEVFLKPKQ